The Candidatus Omnitrophota bacterium genome contains the following window.
TTGCGATATTTTCCATATAACCAGAGAAAACCCGGCAGATTATGGAAGCACGCCTCATATCCGCTAAAGACCTGATGAAAAAGTATAATGTGACGTATCAGACGTTGAACCATTATACGAACTTCGGCCTATTGGATGTAGTTACTAAGAGCGGCAACGCCAGGATGTTCGACGAGGCCTATGCGGCGGAGAGGCTGCGGCAGATAGCTAAGATGAAAGAGCTCGGCTATCCGTTGAGGCTGATACGCAAGACGCTCCTCGAAAATAAGGAGCCGCGGCTTCTATGAGCTATTATAAGATTCTGGGATTGGAGAGGGAGCCGTTTTCCACAAGTCCGGACCCGGAATTTTTTTACCAATCGAAAGAACACACATCCGCGCTATACCGCCTGCGCATTGCCATCGAATTGAAACGGGGCTTGAGTCTTATCCTGGGGGATGTCGGCACGGGAAAGACGACCCTGTCCAGAAAATTATCCCAGCTTCTCGCCTCCGAGCCAAACCTGGAGATGGCGATGATATTGAACCCGGTTTACGAATCCGAAAAACAATTCCTTGCCGACCTCATCGAAAGGTTCCATATCGCGCCGAACATTCCCAATGCCGGTGAAGAAGCCACCGTGTTGGACTACATGAAGGCGATCGAGAAGTATCTCTTCGAAACGTGCCTCGAAAAAAATAAGACCGTAGTCCTCCTGATAGACGAATCGCAGAAGCTGATCGACCCGTGTCTCGAGATATTGCGGTCGCTCCTTAACTACGAGACCAATGAATATAAAACTCTCCAGCTTATTATTATGGGACAGATAGAGCTTTTGCCGCGCGTAAGCCGGATCAGGAATCTCTGGGACAGGATCGCGCTGAAGTATGTCTTGAATCCTCTGGATGAGGATGAGGTCGCGGAATTGATACGTTTCCGCCTCGCGCATGCCGGATATATTTCGCGCTATCCTCTATTCAGCGACAGCGCGATAAGCGCCATATATAATTACACGCAGGGTTATCCGCGCAAGATCGCGATGATATGCCACGACGCGCTGGAATACCTGGTGATGCATAAAAAAGAGATGGTCGATAAGGGGATTATCCAGGAATTAATTGAGAAAGAAGTGAAGGCTGTGTCAGGTGTCAGGTATCAGGTATCATGATACCTCGCACATGACGCATGATACATAATACATGACACCAGATAATGTTTCACCGGAGGAGAGGCTTTTCAAGGTCATACAGGACCAGAAGAATGCCCCTGTTCTTAAACCGGAAAGCGCCGCGGAGGAGAAGCGGCCGGGAGACGCGGGGACTGTAAGGCGGTTCTTTGCCGGCGTGACAGTTGGGAGATTTTTAAAAGAGCTGCGGTATAGGATGAGGATGCCGGCCCTGGCCGGCCATATCCATGAAATACAGATAGGCACGGTCAATAAGGCGCTTGTCGGCGTCGCCGCTCTCATGGCTCTCGCGGAGATATACTGTATTTTATTCGGCGGTCCGGACATCGCGAAGATAACGAAGGCGCTTTCCGATGCCGAGATCCAGGATTCGCGCGAACCGCGCAAGATAGAGGCCCTTAAGCCCGTAAGTTACTATATAGACCAGGTAAAAAAGAAGAGCATGTTCTTTTCGGCGAAAACGGCAGATAAAGGCCCTGTTAATCTGGCCTCCCAGGTTTCCAGGCTGAATGACGCCGCCAAGGATATCAAATTGAAAGGGATCTCCTGGGGGAAAGTCCCCAAGGCGATAATAAAGAATGAAAAAGAAGACAAGGTCTATTTCCTGGGCGAAGAACAGGCCATAGGCTCTACAGGAATAGAGGTCAGGACGATATTGAAGCGAAAGGTCATCATAGGTTCCGGCGACGAGGAGATGGAATTGCAATGAGCGAGTTAGCGGGTAAGCGGGTTAGCGGGTGAGGGGGTTTGTGGGTGAGGGGGTTTGCGGGTGAGGGGGTTAGTGGGTGAGCGGGTTAGTGGGTGAGCGGGTGAGGGGGTGAGTGGGTGAGTGGGTTTGTGGGTTTGCGGGTGAGGGGGTTAGTGGGTGAGCGGGTTAATGGGTTAGGGACGGGGAAGCGGGGGCTTATCTATCCTTATCTATCCTTATCCATCCTTATCATTTCCCTATTCTGTACCCTGTCCCCTGCACTCTGTCCCCTGGCTTTCGCGCAGTTGGATTATTCAGTCCAGCGCGAATCGATCGCGGAATGCGGATTTCCCGGAATGAAGACCAAGATATCCCTCGATATACGCGACATGGATATGGTCAGTTTCCTCAAATTCATCGCGATCGAAGGCGACCTCAACATAGTGGCGAGTAAACTTGTTACGGGGCCGGTCAACCTGCTGATAAACGACGTTACGATAGGCGACGCGCTCGAGATCGTCCTGTCGATGAACAAGTTCGCCTATGAAATAAGGGGCAATGTAATAAAGATAATGGCGAATGAGGAATATAAATCGATGTATGGCGTGGAATTTTACGACAAACGCCAGACGTTCACATATCAGTTGAGATACGCTTCCGTAAAAAACGTGGCGACGATGCTCGGCAATATCAAAAGCGAGATCGGCAAGATAGTGTACGACGAATCGACCGGCACGATCGTCCTGATCGATACTCCCGAAAAGATAAAAGAGATGCAGGATGTAATCAAACAGCAGGAAATGCCGACGATTACAAGGATAATGCCTACCCAGACGAAGGTCTTCGAGCTTCAGTACGCCAAGGTCGACGACATTAAGGGTGAGGTCTCGAAGATCCTTACGACGGATATAGGCATGATGCGCACGGACATGAGGACCAATACCCTGGTCGTTACCGACCTGCCGTATAAGATCGATTCGGTGCGGACGGTGGTGAAGGCTTTTGACAGGAAGACGAGGGAGGTCTTCATAGAGGCGAAGATCGTGGAGGTTACCCTGGGCGATAAGTTCCAGTGGGGCGTCGATTGGGAGCGCGCGTTCAAGCTTGCCTGCAACGGGGCGCGTTATACGCTCACTCCCGAGATCAGCCTGCCGCTTGCTTTGACGGAGACCTACAGCAAGCTGTCGTTCGCGACGCTTAAAGGAGCTAACATAAACGCCGTGATCGAGATGCTGGGTACGGTCACCGAGACAAAAATATTGTCAAACCCCCACCTTACCGTCCAGGAGGGTAAGGAGGCGTCAATTAAGGTGATTGAAAAACAGCCGTATCAGGAAGAGACGACGACGACCGCGTCCGGCGGGACGACGACGTCGTCAAAGACCTACCAGTGGGTCGATGTCGGCGTTACGCTTAATGTTACCCCCTCGATCAACAAGGACGGTTTTATCTGTCTCCTTATTAAGCCCGAAGTCAGCTCCATATCGACATGGTACGGCGGAGAGGCGCAGTCGGCCGGAGCGGTGCCGGTCGTGAAGAGCGCGAACGCCGCCACAACGGTAACGATAAAAGACGGAGTTACGGTACTTATAGCCGGACTGATTAAGGATAACAAAACCAAGACGGTTAATAAGGTCCCGCTTCTTGGCGATATTCCAATTA
Protein-coding sequences here:
- a CDS encoding MerR family transcriptional regulator, with translation MEARLISAKDLMKKYNVTYQTLNHYTNFGLLDVVTKSGNARMFDEAYAAERLRQIAKMKELGYPLRLIRKTLLENKEPRLL
- a CDS encoding AAA family ATPase, producing MSYYKILGLEREPFSTSPDPEFFYQSKEHTSALYRLRIAIELKRGLSLILGDVGTGKTTLSRKLSQLLASEPNLEMAMILNPVYESEKQFLADLIERFHIAPNIPNAGEEATVLDYMKAIEKYLFETCLEKNKTVVLLIDESQKLIDPCLEILRSLLNYETNEYKTLQLIIMGQIELLPRVSRIRNLWDRIALKYVLNPLDEDEVAELIRFRLAHAGYISRYPLFSDSAISAIYNYTQGYPRKIAMICHDALEYLVMHKKEMVDKGIIQELIEKEVKAVSGVRYQVS
- a CDS encoding secretin N-terminal domain-containing protein, which codes for MKTKISLDIRDMDMVSFLKFIAIEGDLNIVASKLVTGPVNLLINDVTIGDALEIVLSMNKFAYEIRGNVIKIMANEEYKSMYGVEFYDKRQTFTYQLRYASVKNVATMLGNIKSEIGKIVYDESTGTIVLIDTPEKIKEMQDVIKQQEMPTITRIMPTQTKVFELQYAKVDDIKGEVSKILTTDIGMMRTDMRTNTLVVTDLPYKIDSVRTVVKAFDRKTREVFIEAKIVEVTLGDKFQWGVDWERAFKLACNGARYTLTPEISLPLALTETYSKLSFATLKGANINAVIEMLGTVTETKILSNPHLTVQEGKEASIKVIEKQPYQEETTTTASGGTTTSSKTYQWVDVGVTLNVTPSINKDGFICLLIKPEVSSISTWYGGEAQSAGAVPVVKSANAATTVTIKDGVTVLIAGLIKDNKTKTVNKVPLLGDIPIIKKAFEKVSDEIIRTETIIFLTPRIVGGDKPFLMESDMPKEIKGVRK